The Euphorbia lathyris chromosome 2, ddEupLath1.1, whole genome shotgun sequence genome includes a window with the following:
- the LOC136220851 gene encoding protein CELLULOSE SYNTHASE INTERACTIVE 3 — MVEDKGKEVIQSMEDWLLHDQELVPLALNKAKQVKGFPGRWKMIVSKLEQIPERLSDLSSHPCFSKNALCKEQLQAVSRTLKEAIELAELCMSDMYEGKLRMQSDLDALSGKLDLNLRDCGLLIKTGVLGEVTLPLNGAGSSEPEAAVYGNIRELLARLQIGHLEAKHRALDCLVEVMKEDEKNLLAVLARSNIAALVQLLTATSPRIREKTVSVICALAESGSCENWLVSEGVLPPLIRLVESGSNVGKEKATISLQRLSMSAETARAIVGHGGVRPLIEICRVGDSVSQAAAACTLKNISVVPEVRQNLAEEGIVKVTINLLDCGILLGSKEYAAECLQNLTASNDILRRSVISEGGLRSLLTYLDGPLPQESAVGALRNLVTSVSTETLLSLNFLQCITHVLKTGSLGAQQAAASAICRVCSTTEMKRLVGEAGCIPLLIKMLEAKSNNAREVSAQAISSLVTLSQNCREVKKNDKSVPNLVQLLDPGLQNTAKKYAVSCLASIATSKKCKKLMISYGAIGYLKKLVEMDIPGAKKLLERLERGKLRSLFSRNK; from the exons ATGGTGGaagataaaggaaaagaagttaTTCAATCAATGGAGGACTGGTTATTACATGATCAAGAGCTTGTTCCTTTAGCTCTTAATAAGGCTAAACAAGTTAAGGGGTTTCCTGGTAGATGGAAGATGATTGTTTCCAAATTAGAGCAGATTCCGGAGCGTTTATCGGACTTGTCCAGCCATCCTTGCTTTTCGAAGAATGCACTTTGCAAGGAGCAATTGCAG GCTGTGTCAAGAACACTGAAAGAAGCAATTGAATTGGCGGAATTATGTATGAGTGATATGTATGAAGGGAAACTCAGAATGCAGAGCGATCTCGATGCGTTATCGGGGAAATTGGATTTGAATTTACGAGACTGCGGACTTCTGATCAAGACCGGAGTGCTTGGTGAAGTCACATTGCCTTTAAACGGTGCTGGTTCGTCGGAGCCCGAGGCTGCTGTGTATGGTAATATACGTGAATTGCTTGCGCGCCTTCAGATCGGGCACTTAGAGGCGAAGCACCGAGCTCTTGATTGCTTAGTTGAGGTAATGAAGGAAGATGAGAAGAATCTGTTGGCTGTTTTAGCGCGGAGTAATATCGCTGCTTTAGTTCAGTTATTAACAGCAACATCTCCGCGCATTCGGGAAAAGACCGTAAGCGTAATCTGCGCGCTTGCGGAGTCCGGGAGCTGCGAGAATTGGCTTGTTTCGGAGGGTGTTTTGCCGCCACTGATTAGGCTTGTTGAGTCCGGTAGCAATGTAGGTAAAGAAAAGGCTACTATCTCACTTCAGAGATTGTCAATGTCGGCAGAAACGGCTAGGGCGATCGTCGGACACGGCGGAGTTAGACCGTTGATTGAAATCTGTCGTGTCGGTGATTCGGTATCGCAAGCCGCAGCTGCGTGTACTTTGAAGAACATATCAGTTGTTCCTGAGGTTCGACAGAATCTCGCCGAAGAAGGGATCGTTAAAGTTACGATCAATCTCCTCGATTGCGGAATCCTGCTAGGATCGAAAGAATACGCCGCAGAATGCCTGCAGAATCTCACTGCCAGCAACGACATTCTCCGAAGATCAGTAATTTCCGAAGGCGGACTCCGCAGCCTATTAACATATCTCGACGGTCCATTACCGCAAGAATCAGCAGTCGGGGCGTTACGAAATCTAGTCACCTCCGTATCCACAGAAACACTACTATCACTCAATTTCCTCCAATGTATAACCCACGTTCTCAAAACCGGATCACTAGGCGCGCAACAAGCCGCCGCATCTGCAATTTGCCGCGTCTGCAGCACAACCGAGATGAAAAGGTTAGTCGGTGAAGCGGGTTGCATTCCTCTCCTGATCAAAATGCTCGAAGCGAAATCAAACAATGCTCGAGAGGTTTCGGCACAAGCAATTTCGAGCTTAGTAACGCTCTCACAGAACTGCCGAGAGGTTAAAAAGAACGATAAAAGTGTGCCGAATTTGGTACAATTGCTTGATCCGGGTCTGCAAAACACTGCGAAAAAGTATGCGGTGTCGTGTCTAGCGTCGATAGCGACGAGTAAGAAGTGCAAGAAGCTGATGATTTCGTATGGGGCGATCGGGTACTTGAAGAAGCTTGTCGAGATGGATATTCCGGGGGCGAAAAAGTTGCTGGAGAGATTGGAAAGGGGGAAATTAAGAAGTTTATTTAGTAGGAATAAATAG